Proteins from a genomic interval of Arthrobacter sp. CAN_C5:
- a CDS encoding F0F1 ATP synthase subunit gamma, translating into MGAQIRVYRQKITSTTSMRKIFKAMELIATSRIGKARARVSSSLPYANAITRAVSAVASQSEIDHPLTTEPEQIRRSAVLVMTSDRGLAGSYSASVLKQAESLIELLREEGKEVKTYLVGRKAQAYFDFRDRAFENVWIGGTDAPDFETAREIGKALLAEFNTDFEDGGVDEIHVVYTRFRSMVLQEPTVIRLLPLEVVEEEAASESDLLPLYEYEPEPEMVLDALLPRYIESRIFAALLQAAASELAARQRAMKSAGDNATDLIKKYTRLRNTARQAEITQELSEIVAGADALSAS; encoded by the coding sequence ATGGGAGCCCAGATCCGGGTCTACCGCCAGAAGATCACGTCGACCACGTCGATGAGGAAGATCTTCAAGGCGATGGAGCTGATCGCGACTTCTCGCATCGGCAAGGCAAGGGCACGAGTATCCTCGTCCCTGCCCTACGCCAATGCGATCACCCGTGCCGTCTCAGCAGTGGCATCGCAGTCAGAGATCGATCACCCGCTCACCACCGAGCCGGAGCAGATTCGGCGATCGGCGGTTCTCGTGATGACCTCAGACCGCGGACTCGCGGGATCCTACTCAGCGAGCGTGCTGAAGCAGGCCGAATCACTGATCGAGCTGCTTCGGGAAGAAGGCAAGGAAGTCAAAACCTACCTTGTCGGTCGGAAGGCGCAGGCCTACTTCGACTTCCGGGACCGCGCGTTCGAGAACGTGTGGATCGGCGGGACTGACGCGCCAGATTTTGAAACCGCACGCGAGATCGGCAAAGCACTCCTGGCCGAGTTCAATACGGACTTCGAAGACGGCGGCGTCGACGAAATCCATGTCGTTTACACCCGCTTCAGGTCAATGGTGTTGCAGGAACCAACGGTAATCCGCCTGCTTCCACTCGAGGTCGTCGAAGAGGAAGCAGCATCTGAATCAGATCTGTTGCCGCTCTACGAGTATGAGCCGGAGCCCGAAATGGTTCTGGACGCACTGCTCCCCCGCTACATCGAGTCGCGGATCTTCGCGGCCCTGTTGCAGGCAGCAGCGAGCGAACTCGCCGCCCGTCAGCGGGCAATGAAGTCCGCAGGCGACAACGCAACTGATCTGATCAAGAAGTACACCCGGCTCCGCAACACTGCGCGCCAGGCGGAGATCACCCAGGAACTTTCGGAGATTGTGGCAGGTGCGGACGCGCTCAGCGCATCCTAG
- a CDS encoding DUF2550 domain-containing protein yields the protein MDGLGIAFITLAAIFLLLVLAIMAFGLRRLQLRGALGTFDASICFPPQGWQMGVCRYTDLHLEWLQMASLSPRPRYRYLRSSLELKGWRQPTEAEKRRIQPGAIVVTLDYEGQEVLLAMKFDVYAGLSSWLEAGPVVGIGTWR from the coding sequence ATGGACGGTCTAGGTATAGCCTTCATCACGCTCGCAGCGATCTTTCTGCTGCTGGTGCTTGCCATCATGGCTTTCGGTCTTCGCCGGCTTCAGCTGCGCGGAGCGCTCGGAACCTTTGACGCCTCCATCTGCTTCCCTCCCCAGGGATGGCAGATGGGGGTTTGTCGTTATACGGACCTGCATCTTGAATGGCTTCAGATGGCATCCTTGAGTCCTCGTCCCCGCTACCGTTATCTACGCAGTTCGCTGGAGCTTAAGGGATGGCGTCAGCCCACTGAGGCTGAGAAACGCCGGATCCAGCCCGGCGCGATAGTGGTCACGCTGGACTACGAGGGCCAGGAAGTGTTGCTGGCGATGAAGTTCGACGTCTACGCGGGCCTGTCCTCGTGGCTGGAGGCGGGACCGGTTGTCGGGATAGGTACCTGGCGCTGA
- the atpD gene encoding F0F1 ATP synthase subunit beta, translating into MTAQTIEHGSDSVASGGTGRIARVIGPVVDVEFPADAIPAIYNALTTEITLNGETHMITFETSQHLGDNLVRAISLQATDGLVRGTVVHDTGSAISVPVGDVVKGHIFNVLGKPLDVEESSLEITERWPIHRKPPAFAQLEGSTEMLETGIKSIDLLTPYIKGGKIGLFGGAGVGKTVLIQEMITRVARNFGGTSVFAGVGERTREGNDLWVEMEEAGVLKDTALVFGQMDEPPGTRLRVALSALTMAEYFRDVQKQDVLLFVDNIFRFTQAGSEVSTLLGRMPSAVGYQPNLADEMGLLQERITSTKGHSITSMQAVYVPADDYTDPAPAATFAHLDATTELSREIASRGLYPAIDPLTSTSRILDPQYIGHDHYNTAVRVKQILQKNKELQDIIAILGVDELSEEDKIVVSRARRIQQFLSQNTYTAKQFTGVEGSTVSIKDTIEGFNAIANGDLDHIAEQAFFNIGGLDDVERQWAKIQEQTGK; encoded by the coding sequence ATGACTGCCCAGACTATTGAGCACGGTAGTGACTCAGTTGCATCCGGCGGCACAGGTCGAATCGCCCGTGTCATTGGCCCGGTTGTCGACGTCGAGTTCCCGGCTGACGCCATTCCCGCAATCTACAACGCGCTGACCACTGAGATCACTCTCAATGGTGAGACGCACATGATCACCTTCGAGACCTCACAGCACCTCGGTGACAACCTGGTGCGTGCAATCTCGCTCCAGGCCACTGACGGCCTGGTCCGCGGAACCGTTGTCCACGACACCGGCAGCGCCATTTCGGTGCCCGTCGGCGACGTCGTCAAGGGTCACATCTTCAACGTCCTGGGTAAGCCCCTCGACGTCGAAGAGTCCTCGCTGGAGATCACTGAGCGGTGGCCAATCCACCGCAAGCCACCGGCATTCGCCCAGCTCGAAGGCTCCACCGAGATGCTGGAGACCGGCATCAAGAGCATCGACCTTCTCACCCCGTACATCAAGGGTGGAAAGATCGGGTTGTTCGGCGGTGCAGGCGTTGGCAAGACCGTGCTGATCCAGGAAATGATCACCCGTGTTGCCCGTAACTTCGGTGGTACCTCGGTATTCGCCGGTGTTGGCGAGCGGACCCGTGAAGGAAACGACCTCTGGGTTGAAATGGAAGAGGCGGGCGTCCTGAAGGACACCGCGTTGGTGTTCGGCCAGATGGATGAGCCACCAGGAACGCGCCTCCGGGTTGCCCTGTCGGCCCTGACCATGGCCGAGTACTTCAGGGATGTCCAGAAGCAGGACGTGCTGTTGTTCGTTGACAACATCTTCCGCTTCACCCAGGCAGGTTCCGAGGTATCGACCCTCCTCGGCCGGATGCCTTCGGCAGTGGGCTACCAGCCGAACCTTGCCGATGAGATGGGACTCCTCCAGGAGCGCATCACCTCGACCAAGGGCCACTCGATCACGTCAATGCAGGCCGTCTACGTACCTGCTGATGACTACACGGACCCGGCACCGGCAGCAACCTTCGCCCACCTTGATGCCACCACCGAGCTGTCGCGTGAAATTGCTTCACGTGGACTGTACCCGGCGATCGACCCGCTGACTTCGACGTCGCGAATTCTCGATCCCCAGTACATCGGACACGATCACTACAACACTGCAGTGCGTGTCAAGCAGATCCTCCAGAAGAACAAGGAACTGCAGGACATCATCGCCATCCTCGGTGTTGACGAGCTCTCCGAAGAAGACAAGATTGTTGTTTCGCGGGCACGCCGTATCCAGCAGTTCCTGTCGCAGAACACCTACACGGCTAAGCAGTTCACCGGAGTCGAAGGCTCCACCGTGAGCATCAAGGACACCATCGAGGGCTTCAACGCCATCGCCAACGGCGACCTTGACCATATTGCTGAGCAGGCGTTCTTCAACATTGGCGGACTCGACGACGTCGAGCGCCAGTGGGCCAAGATCCAAGAGCAGACCGGAAAGTAA
- a CDS encoding cold-shock protein translates to MAQGTVKWFNAEKGFGFITPDDSDGDVFVHYSEIQTGGFKTLDENQRVQFEIGQGAKGPQATGVTAL, encoded by the coding sequence ATGGCACAGGGCACTGTGAAATGGTTTAACGCTGAAAAGGGCTTCGGCTTCATCACCCCGGACGACTCCGACGGCGATGTTTTTGTACATTACTCTGAGATCCAGACCGGTGGATTCAAGACTCTCGACGAAAACCAGCGCGTTCAGTTCGAAATCGGTCAGGGCGCCAAGGGCCCCCAGGCTACCGGCGTCACCGCCCTGTAG
- a CDS encoding F0F1 ATP synthase subunit epsilon: MAELEVEIVAADHFVWSGAATMVRARTSDGEIGILPGHAPMLAILAEGEMAIEPVSGERLLVTVDGGFFSVDSNRVVIVADNAKIGGNVSAETR, encoded by the coding sequence ATGGCTGAACTCGAAGTAGAAATCGTCGCGGCGGACCATTTTGTCTGGTCCGGCGCGGCGACCATGGTCAGGGCTCGCACCAGCGACGGCGAAATCGGTATCCTGCCCGGGCATGCTCCGATGCTCGCCATCCTGGCTGAAGGCGAAATGGCCATTGAGCCCGTCTCCGGTGAACGGCTATTGGTAACGGTTGACGGAGGGTTCTTCTCTGTCGACAGCAACCGGGTAGTCATTGTCGCTGACAACGCGAAGATCGGCGGCAATGTGTCTGCGGAGACTCGCTGA